A genome region from Proteus vulgaris includes the following:
- a CDS encoding MFS transporter: MLSFFKTRKDLPLIEASSEKIRAIYKKHQWQVFFGLVLGYAMFYVVRMALGVVKKPMLDAGIVTTAELGLMGSAFFFTYAFGKFSNGFLSDYANIGRFMSISLIASSFVCIFMGMSTASLFFILLWGINGWFQSVGSAPSCVSIFQWFSPKQRGTVYSIWGGSRNIGEAITWVLTATIVSFFGWRAGFIGAGIAGIAAGIILLMILKDRPRTYGLPDPATAYGEESEAVKSSDPKETRRAQLFVLKQPTVWIIAAACAAMYISRYAISSWAVLYLQGSKGYSLIDAGFAMSTYPIAGFFGAILAGMASDKLFNANRHIPTLIYGIANIAGFALMFWGPQSRVMDAIALSMVGFAMGGLVVFLAGLTACDLMPKNAVGAVKGFIGLFAYIAASAQELISASLIKVTQVGDVTNYDFTTVQYFWIGSAIVSMILATLVWNAKKVTMD, from the coding sequence AAAGGATCTGCCGCTAATAGAAGCGTCAAGCGAAAAGATCCGCGCAATATATAAAAAGCACCAATGGCAGGTCTTCTTTGGTCTTGTTCTTGGTTATGCCATGTTCTATGTGGTTCGTATGGCACTCGGTGTGGTGAAAAAACCGATGCTGGATGCAGGTATCGTAACCACCGCTGAACTCGGTTTAATGGGTTCTGCGTTCTTCTTTACCTACGCATTTGGTAAGTTCTCTAACGGCTTCTTGTCAGATTATGCCAATATTGGACGCTTTATGTCCATCTCGTTAATTGCCTCTTCCTTTGTTTGTATCTTCATGGGAATGTCAACGGCGAGCCTGTTCTTTATCCTGTTATGGGGTATTAACGGTTGGTTCCAATCTGTAGGTTCTGCACCTTCTTGCGTCTCTATCTTCCAATGGTTCTCACCAAAACAACGCGGTACGGTTTATTCCATCTGGGGTGGCTCGCGTAATATCGGTGAAGCAATCACATGGGTATTAACCGCGACCATAGTGAGCTTCTTCGGCTGGCGTGCTGGTTTTATCGGTGCAGGTATCGCAGGTATTGCTGCAGGTATCATCTTACTGATGATTTTAAAAGACCGTCCTCGTACTTATGGCTTACCTGATCCAGCAACCGCGTATGGCGAAGAGTCAGAAGCAGTTAAATCAAGTGATCCTAAAGAAACACGTCGTGCTCAGTTATTCGTATTAAAACAACCCACAGTGTGGATCATCGCAGCAGCATGTGCGGCGATGTATATCTCTCGCTATGCGATCAGTTCATGGGCTGTTCTATACCTACAAGGTTCAAAAGGTTACTCGCTGATTGATGCTGGCTTTGCCATGTCTACTTACCCAATCGCAGGTTTCTTCGGTGCAATCTTAGCGGGTATGGCTTCAGACAAACTGTTTAACGCTAACCGCCATATTCCAACACTGATTTACGGTATCGCCAACATTGCAGGTTTTGCACTGATGTTCTGGGGTCCACAAAGCCGTGTTATGGATGCAATTGCATTAAGTATGGTTGGTTTTGCAATGGGTGGTCTGGTTGTGTTCTTAGCAGGTTTAACCGCTTGTGACCTAATGCCGAAAAACGCAGTAGGCGCAGTAAAAGGCTTTATCGGACTGTTTGCTTATATTGCAGCATCAGCACAAGAACTGATTTCCGCCTCACTGATTAAAGTCACTCAAGTTGGTGATGTCACTAACTACGACTTCACCACCGTACAGTATTTCTGGATAGGTTCTGCCATCGTTTCCATGATTTTAGCGACGCTAGTCTGGAATGCGAAAAAAGTTACCATGGATTAA
- the pyk gene encoding pyruvate kinase: MRKTKIVATLGPASCSEQMIEKLIMAGANVFRLNFSHGTREQHQATAATIRQVAEKHRVFIGILADLQGPKIRIANFKNDSIQLKQGDNFILNADLDSTLGDEQQVGLDYPQLVQEVTPGNILLLDDGNIQLQVSAVNNNQIETVVTVGGKLSNRKGINLLGGGLSAPALTDKDKQDIHTAAAIQADYIAVSFPRNGADIEYARGLVIAAGSDAKIVAKVERAEVVSCEENMDDIIKASDVIMVARGDLAVEIGDASLPGAQKQLIARCRALGCPVITATQMMESMIESPMPTRAEVMDIANAVGDGTDAVMLSAETAAGKYPVEAVIAMARVAEGAERSFAANVENPWQSPSYYSQTGRWIALAAATTAFHDDKHLSVAALTENGKSVTLLSRFMPNNNVYALTDNPALAGQLTVLRGVTPVAYQRQNNNDCDESIMQKLQTEGLLTDMNSLLITRLSTFEKTGESDCCHLVPVKQVEVATA, translated from the coding sequence ATGCGTAAGACAAAAATTGTTGCGACTCTTGGCCCAGCTAGCTGTTCAGAGCAGATGATTGAAAAGCTGATTATGGCAGGTGCTAACGTATTTCGTTTAAACTTTTCACACGGCACTCGCGAACAGCATCAAGCCACTGCCGCAACTATCCGTCAGGTCGCAGAAAAACATCGTGTATTTATCGGGATCTTAGCAGACCTGCAAGGCCCTAAAATTCGTATCGCTAACTTTAAAAATGATTCAATTCAATTAAAACAAGGCGATAACTTTATTCTAAATGCAGATTTAGACAGCACATTAGGCGACGAACAACAAGTTGGTTTGGACTATCCACAACTTGTTCAAGAAGTCACACCAGGGAATATTTTGTTACTTGATGATGGCAATATTCAATTACAAGTCAGCGCCGTCAATAATAATCAAATAGAGACCGTCGTTACTGTTGGTGGAAAACTCTCTAACCGTAAAGGCATTAACTTACTCGGTGGTGGTTTATCTGCTCCTGCATTAACAGACAAAGATAAACAAGACATACACACAGCAGCCGCTATTCAAGCAGATTACATCGCCGTTTCATTTCCACGTAATGGTGCGGATATTGAATATGCCCGTGGTTTAGTGATTGCCGCGGGAAGTGACGCCAAAATCGTTGCTAAAGTTGAACGTGCAGAAGTCGTTTCTTGTGAAGAAAACATGGATGACATCATTAAAGCCTCTGATGTCATTATGGTAGCGCGAGGCGATTTAGCCGTAGAAATTGGTGATGCCAGCTTACCGGGTGCACAAAAACAACTGATTGCACGCTGTCGCGCATTAGGTTGCCCTGTGATCACCGCAACTCAAATGATGGAATCAATGATTGAAAGCCCGATGCCAACCCGTGCAGAAGTCATGGATATTGCGAATGCGGTGGGTGATGGGACAGATGCCGTGATGCTATCAGCTGAAACAGCAGCGGGGAAATATCCTGTGGAAGCCGTTATTGCAATGGCTCGCGTAGCTGAAGGGGCTGAGCGTTCTTTTGCCGCGAATGTTGAAAATCCATGGCAATCGCCATCTTACTATTCACAAACAGGTCGTTGGATTGCACTCGCTGCTGCGACAACAGCTTTCCATGACGACAAGCATTTAAGTGTTGCGGCATTAACAGAAAATGGCAAATCAGTGACCTTATTGTCACGCTTTATGCCAAACAATAACGTATATGCATTAACAGATAATCCCGCACTTGCCGGTCAATTAACTGTATTACGTGGTGTAACGCCGGTCGCTTATCAACGTCAAAACAATAATGACTGCGATGAAAGTATCATGCAAAAACTGCAGACTGAAGGATTATTAACAGACATGAATTCACTCTTGATCACCCGTTTATCAACCTTTGAGAAAACCGGTGAAAGCGATTGTTGTCATCTTGTTCCTGTAAAACAGGTTGAAGTGGCAACGGCTTGA
- a CDS encoding Rap1a/Tai family immunity protein, with translation MKKGMLLKGLIGMLLLFPLYSQAITLSAYLQVKQLLTQDNPANKQLESVTQAYLNGIANGFNFYAVSVRLENESHDFKPLYCPPKKVEQNSDFMVKHIDAYLDKNPDVKSKQKETPLELIYILALKDAYPCDNK, from the coding sequence ATGAAAAAAGGAATGTTATTAAAAGGGTTAATCGGGATGCTATTGCTATTCCCACTGTATTCACAAGCGATAACGCTGAGTGCTTATCTTCAAGTTAAACAATTGCTTACTCAAGATAATCCTGCTAATAAGCAATTAGAGTCCGTGACACAAGCTTATCTTAATGGTATTGCCAATGGATTTAATTTTTATGCGGTGTCAGTAAGATTAGAGAATGAAAGTCATGATTTTAAACCACTTTATTGCCCACCTAAAAAAGTGGAACAAAACAGTGATTTTATGGTTAAGCATATTGATGCTTATTTAGATAAAAATCCTGACGTGAAAAGTAAACAAAAAGAGACGCCGTTGGAGTTAATTTATATTTTAGCATTAAAAGATGCCTATCCTTGCGATAATAAGTAG